Proteins found in one Pseudomonas marvdashtae genomic segment:
- a CDS encoding DUF4917 family protein, with the protein MTDFQEYDARLEDWQTLRTNTAFSGLLVGNGASRAVWDDFGYDSLFENARTVEEKPLSPSELSVFDAMQTRSFEQVLGALKTTSRVNKALAVSSAAPRNRYYAIKEALINTVHTVHIPWRLVQPSTLASLNQELGRYRTVFTTNYDLLSYWAIQHSPETVTDLFLGADHSFDLSQANSDKPRLLYLHGGLHLVRNQDGTARKLTSTEGTLLGSFAINNTLKTLDDVPLFVNEGPSQDKLKTIRSSDYLSFCYEQLLHHRDNLCLFGHALGEQDSHIAHALRLAAPRTVAISIYPRSQAFIQHQKRHYAKVFEGLDTELRFFDAKSHPLGDPKLTVPVEV; encoded by the coding sequence ATGACCGATTTCCAGGAATACGACGCCCGGCTCGAAGATTGGCAGACGTTGCGCACCAACACCGCCTTCAGTGGCTTGCTGGTGGGCAATGGCGCCAGCCGCGCCGTGTGGGACGATTTCGGCTATGACTCGTTGTTCGAGAACGCCCGCACCGTCGAGGAGAAACCCTTGAGCCCGTCGGAACTCAGCGTGTTCGACGCGATGCAGACGCGCAGTTTCGAACAGGTGCTCGGCGCCTTGAAAACCACCAGCCGGGTCAACAAGGCCCTGGCCGTCAGCTCCGCCGCACCGCGTAACCGCTACTACGCGATCAAGGAAGCGCTGATCAACACCGTCCACACCGTGCACATCCCGTGGCGGCTGGTGCAGCCCTCGACCCTGGCGAGCCTCAACCAGGAACTGGGCCGCTACCGCACCGTGTTCACCACCAACTACGACCTGCTGAGCTATTGGGCGATCCAGCATTCACCCGAAACTGTCACCGATCTGTTCCTCGGTGCGGACCATAGCTTCGACCTGAGCCAGGCCAACTCCGACAAACCTCGCCTGCTGTATCTGCACGGCGGCCTGCACCTGGTGCGTAACCAGGACGGCACGGCGCGCAAGCTCACCTCCACCGAGGGCACGCTGCTGGGCAGTTTCGCCATCAACAACACGCTCAAGACTCTCGACGACGTACCGCTGTTCGTCAACGAGGGGCCGAGCCAGGACAAACTCAAGACCATCCGCAGCAGTGACTATCTGTCGTTCTGCTACGAACAACTGCTCCACCACCGCGACAACCTGTGTCTGTTTGGCCATGCCTTGGGCGAACAGGACAGTCATATCGCCCATGCCTTGCGCCTTGCAGCGCCGAGGACCGTGGCGATCTCGATCTACCCGCGCAGCCAGGCGTTTATCCAACATCAGAAGCGCCATTACGCCAAAGTATTCGAGGGACTGGACACCGAGTTGCGCTTCTTCGACGCCAAGAGCCATCCGCTGGGCGATCCGAAGTTGACGGTGCCGGTGGAGGTCTAG
- a CDS encoding DJ-1/PfpI family protein has product MAAKKILMLVGDYVEDYEVMVPFQALQMIGHTVHAVCPDKTSGQTVRTAIHDFEGDQTYSEKPGHLFALNQDFANVQAADYDALLVPGGRAPEYLRLNETVLQLVRDFDFAGKPIAAVCHGAQLLAAAGILEGRECSAYPACAPEVRLAGGTFVDIPVTEAHVQGNLATAPAWPAHPNWLAGFLTLLGTAITL; this is encoded by the coding sequence ATGGCGGCCAAGAAAATCCTCATGCTGGTTGGCGACTATGTCGAAGATTATGAAGTCATGGTGCCATTCCAGGCCTTGCAGATGATCGGCCACACGGTGCACGCCGTGTGTCCAGACAAAACGTCAGGGCAGACCGTGCGCACGGCGATTCATGACTTTGAAGGTGACCAGACCTACAGCGAGAAACCTGGCCATCTGTTCGCCCTCAATCAAGACTTTGCCAACGTCCAGGCGGCCGACTACGACGCGCTGCTGGTACCTGGCGGACGCGCGCCGGAATACCTGCGACTGAATGAAACGGTCCTGCAACTGGTCCGCGATTTCGACTTCGCGGGCAAACCGATTGCCGCGGTCTGCCACGGTGCGCAATTGCTGGCGGCGGCGGGCATCCTGGAGGGGCGCGAATGCAGTGCGTATCCAGCATGTGCTCCGGAAGTACGCTTGGCGGGTGGGACGTTTGTCGATATTCCGGTGACCGAAGCGCATGTCCAGGGCAACCTTGCCACGGCACCGGCGTGGCCGGCGCACCCGAACTGGCTGGCAGGCTTCCTGACTCTGTTGGGCACGGCGATTACCCTGTAG
- a CDS encoding class I SAM-dependent methyltransferase, giving the protein MSVTATPVRPAPDHHAQFIELLQTSLEQNAFIKLVLAKYCGDEPDLQRLIIKQLMVKDQPCLSFVYRYKTRDITKNFALAEGVQTVAALLPASFKNAHLLAVTDEAQLEYSKKGKSSLFKSKPQQLREVPSAGHNREKNRFLDLSRPFLADLGVTNHKHELIPAMSRKWKQINKFIEVFSHALTSSPLALDKPVRVSDFGSGKGYLTFAIHDYLRNTLQAEGLVTGVELREDMVKLCNEAAARLEHPGLDFQHGDVRSVAPRAVDVMIALHACDIATDYAIHMGIRSGASIIMCSPCCHKQIRLQIQSPALLKPMLQYGLHLGQQAEMVTDSLRALFLEACGYETKVFEFISLDHTNKNKMILAVKRAEPVDATELLAKIQELKAFYHITEHCLETLLRADGYLV; this is encoded by the coding sequence ATGTCTGTCACCGCCACGCCAGTCCGCCCCGCACCGGATCATCACGCCCAGTTCATCGAGCTGCTGCAAACCAGCCTCGAACAGAACGCGTTCATCAAGCTGGTGCTGGCCAAGTACTGCGGTGACGAACCCGATCTGCAGCGGCTGATCATCAAGCAGCTGATGGTCAAGGATCAGCCGTGCCTGTCCTTCGTCTATCGCTACAAGACCCGCGATATCACCAAGAACTTTGCCCTCGCCGAAGGTGTGCAAACCGTTGCCGCACTGCTGCCGGCGTCGTTCAAAAACGCGCATCTGCTGGCGGTTACCGATGAGGCGCAGCTGGAATACAGCAAGAAGGGCAAGAGCTCGCTGTTCAAGAGCAAGCCCCAGCAACTGCGGGAAGTGCCGTCTGCCGGGCACAACCGTGAGAAGAACCGTTTCCTCGACCTGAGCCGGCCATTCCTCGCCGACCTGGGCGTGACCAACCACAAGCACGAGCTGATCCCGGCGATGTCGCGCAAGTGGAAACAGATCAACAAGTTCATCGAAGTCTTCAGCCATGCGCTGACGTCTTCGCCACTGGCGCTCGACAAACCGGTACGGGTCTCGGATTTCGGCTCGGGCAAGGGTTACCTGACTTTCGCCATCCACGATTACCTGCGCAACACCTTGCAGGCCGAGGGGCTGGTCACTGGCGTGGAGCTGCGCGAGGACATGGTCAAGCTGTGCAACGAAGCTGCCGCGCGGCTCGAGCACCCAGGTCTGGACTTCCAACACGGTGACGTGCGCAGCGTGGCGCCGCGTGCGGTGGACGTGATGATCGCCCTGCATGCCTGCGACATTGCCACCGATTATGCGATCCACATGGGCATCCGCTCGGGCGCCTCGATCATCATGTGCTCGCCGTGCTGTCACAAGCAGATCCGCCTACAAATCCAGAGCCCGGCGCTGCTCAAGCCGATGCTGCAATATGGCCTGCATCTGGGGCAGCAGGCCGAAATGGTTACCGACAGCCTGCGGGCGCTGTTCCTGGAAGCCTGTGGCTACGAGACCAAGGTGTTCGAGTTCATTTCCCTGGACCACACCAACAAAAACAAGATGATCCTCGCGGTCAAACGCGCCGAACCGGTAGACGCTACCGAGCTTTTGGCCAAGATCCAGGAACTGAAGGCGTTCTATCACATCACCGAGCATTGCCTCGAAACGCTGCTGCGGGCTGACGGTTACCTCGTCTGA
- a CDS encoding TPM domain-containing protein, with protein MALLTEHEQRKVAEAIARVECDTDAELVTVLAARADDYAYIPLLWASLLALVVPGVLHYLTGWLSMHSLLWVQWSSFIVLCLLFRIPFITTRLIPRSVRHWRASNLARRQFLEQNLHHTVGGTGMLIFVCEAERYVEILVDEGISKRLDNQHWDAIVAAFTQQVRQGQTLEGFVTCIEACGELLKAHVPVTHARNELPNRLVVLG; from the coding sequence ATGGCATTACTGACTGAACACGAACAACGCAAAGTGGCCGAGGCCATCGCCCGGGTCGAGTGCGACACCGATGCCGAACTGGTCACGGTGCTTGCTGCCCGCGCTGACGATTACGCCTACATCCCGCTGCTGTGGGCCAGCTTGCTGGCGCTGGTGGTACCCGGAGTGCTGCATTACCTGACGGGATGGCTGAGCATGCACAGTTTGTTGTGGGTGCAATGGAGCAGCTTCATCGTGTTGTGCCTGCTGTTTCGGATTCCCTTCATCACCACGCGCCTGATCCCGCGCTCCGTGCGCCATTGGCGAGCCTCCAACCTGGCGCGCCGGCAATTTCTCGAGCAGAACCTGCACCACACCGTGGGCGGCACCGGCATGCTGATCTTCGTCTGTGAGGCCGAGCGGTATGTGGAAATCCTGGTGGACGAAGGCATTTCCAAGCGACTCGACAACCAGCATTGGGATGCCATAGTCGCGGCGTTTACCCAGCAGGTTCGCCAGGGACAGACCTTGGAGGGCTTCGTGACGTGTATCGAAGCCTGCGGCGAGCTGCTCAAGGCGCATGTGCCGGTAACGCATGCGCGCAATGAACTGCCGAATCGGTTGGTGGTGTTGGGCTAA
- a CDS encoding TPM domain-containing protein has translation MFALLLWVFAVTAQADLKFPALTGRVVDSAQMLEPSVRTQLDAQLKAHEQASGEQLVVVTLPDLQGATIEDFGYQLGRHWGIGQKDKNNGALLIVARDDRKLRIEVGYGLEDRLTDAQSSVIINQVITPAFKTGNFNKGISDGVAAMLVVLGGSPLDEPAPVYSADGQDEGDFIERHPGLFIFLAMLFILTIFVCQVLGILPSGGGSGGGSRSSGGGFGGGGGGGFSGGGGSFGGGGSSGGW, from the coding sequence TTGTTTGCGCTGTTGCTCTGGGTATTTGCAGTCACGGCCCAGGCCGATTTGAAATTCCCGGCGCTGACCGGGCGGGTGGTGGACAGCGCCCAGATGCTCGAACCGTCGGTTCGTACGCAACTCGATGCGCAGCTCAAGGCCCATGAACAGGCCTCTGGCGAACAGCTGGTGGTGGTTACCCTGCCGGATCTGCAAGGCGCGACTATTGAAGATTTCGGCTATCAATTGGGCCGCCATTGGGGCATCGGGCAGAAAGACAAGAACAACGGCGCGCTGCTGATCGTGGCGCGCGATGACCGTAAACTGCGGATCGAAGTGGGCTACGGCCTGGAGGATCGGCTGACCGATGCCCAGAGCTCGGTAATCATCAACCAGGTGATCACCCCGGCGTTCAAGACCGGCAACTTCAACAAGGGCATCAGTGACGGCGTCGCGGCGATGCTCGTGGTCTTGGGCGGCAGCCCGCTGGACGAGCCGGCCCCGGTATACAGCGCGGACGGGCAGGATGAGGGCGACTTCATCGAGCGCCATCCGGGGCTGTTCATCTTTCTGGCGATGCTGTTCATCCTGACCATATTCGTTTGCCAGGTACTCGGTATCCTGCCGAGCGGCGGCGGCTCCGGCGGCGGGTCCCGAAGCAGCGGTGGCGGTTTCGGTGGCGGAGGGGGCGGCGGCTTCAGCGGTGGCGGTGGCAGTTTCGGAGGCGGCGGTTCGTCGGGCGGCTGGTGA
- a CDS encoding LemA family protein, with the protein MNPRLNHRSALQMLALMLFTTLLAGCGINNIPTLDEQAKAAWGQVQNQYQRRADLIPNLVATVKGYAQHEQETLTAVVEARAKATSIQVDASTLDNPEKLKQFQQAQDQLSGALSRLMVVVERYPDLKANQNFLALQSQLEGTENRIAVARRDFILAVQKYNTEIRTFPGRLWHSVMYSDLPVRETFEATSPNAEKAPEVKF; encoded by the coding sequence ATGAATCCACGACTGAATCACCGCAGCGCGCTGCAGATGCTGGCCCTGATGCTGTTCACCACGCTACTGGCCGGTTGCGGCATCAATAATATTCCGACGCTGGATGAACAGGCGAAGGCGGCTTGGGGCCAGGTGCAGAACCAGTATCAGCGCCGCGCCGACCTGATCCCCAATCTGGTGGCGACCGTCAAGGGCTACGCCCAGCATGAGCAGGAGACCCTGACCGCTGTGGTTGAAGCGCGTGCCAAGGCCACGTCGATCCAGGTCGATGCCAGCACCTTGGACAACCCGGAAAAGCTCAAGCAGTTCCAGCAGGCCCAGGACCAGTTGAGCGGGGCATTGAGCCGCTTGATGGTGGTGGTCGAGCGCTACCCGGACCTGAAGGCCAACCAGAATTTCCTGGCGTTGCAATCGCAACTCGAAGGCACCGAGAACCGTATCGCCGTGGCGCGCCGCGACTTCATCCTGGCGGTGCAGAAGTACAATACCGAAATCCGTACCTTCCCGGGGCGCCTGTGGCACAGCGTGATGTACAGCGACTTGCCGGTTCGCGAGACCTTCGAGGCCACCAGCCCGAACGCTGAAAAAGCGCCTGAGGTGAAGTTTTGA
- the bglX gene encoding beta-glucosidase BglX yields the protein MKKLCLLGLFVTLASQSVLADNVPAPIENKDAFVSNLMKQMTLEEKIGQLRLISIGPEMPREMIRKEIAAGNIGGTFNSITRDENRPMQDAAMRSRLKIPMFFAYDVIHGHRTIFPIPLALASSWDMDAIYRSGRVAAKEAAADSLDITFAPMVDISRDPRWGRTSEGFGEDTYLVSRIAAVMVKAFQGSGANAADSIMASVKHFALYGAVEGGRDYNTVDMSPVKMYQDYLPPYRAAIDAGAGGVMVALNSINGVPATANTWLMNDLLRKEWGFKGLAVSDHGAIFELIKHGVARDGREAAKLAIKAGIDMSMNDSLYGKELPGLLKAGEIEQSDIDNAVREVLAAKYDMGLFKDPYLRIGKAEDDPADVYADSRMHRADARDVARRSLVLLENRNQTLPLKKTAKIALVGPLAKAPIDMMGSWAAAGRPAQSVTVYDGMTRALGGESKLIYARGANITGDKKVLDYLNFLNFDAPEVVDDPRPAQVLIDEAVKAAKEADVVVAAVGESRGMSHESSSRTELNIPASQRELIKALKATGKPLVLVLMNGRPLSLLEEKQQADAILETWFSGTEGGNAIADVLFGDYNPSGKLPITFPRSVGQIPTYYNHLSIGRPFTPGKPGNYTSQYFDDTTGPLYPFGYGLSYTTFSLSDMALSSTTLNETGKLDASITVENTGERDGETVVQLYLQDVTGSIIRPVKELKNFRKVMLKAGEKKVIHFTITEDDLKFFNAQLKYAAEPGKFNVQIGLDSQDVKQQSFELL from the coding sequence ATGAAGAAGCTGTGTTTGCTGGGCCTGTTTGTCACCCTGGCCAGTCAATCCGTATTAGCCGACAACGTGCCAGCCCCCATAGAGAACAAGGACGCTTTCGTCAGCAACCTGATGAAGCAAATGACCCTTGAGGAAAAGATCGGTCAACTGCGCCTGATCAGCATCGGCCCGGAAATGCCCCGGGAGATGATCCGCAAGGAAATCGCCGCCGGCAACATTGGCGGCACGTTCAATTCCATCACCCGTGATGAGAATCGTCCGATGCAGGACGCGGCCATGCGCAGCCGGCTGAAGATCCCGATGTTCTTCGCCTATGACGTGATCCACGGCCATCGCACCATTTTCCCGATTCCCCTGGCCCTGGCCTCGAGCTGGGACATGGACGCCATCTACCGCTCCGGTCGTGTCGCGGCCAAGGAAGCGGCGGCTGACAGCCTGGACATTACCTTCGCGCCCATGGTCGATATTTCCCGCGACCCGCGTTGGGGCCGGACCTCCGAAGGCTTTGGCGAGGACACTTACCTGGTATCGCGCATTGCCGCGGTGATGGTCAAGGCGTTCCAGGGCAGCGGCGCCAACGCCGCCGACAGCATCATGGCCAGCGTCAAGCACTTCGCCCTGTATGGCGCGGTGGAAGGCGGCCGGGACTACAACACCGTGGACATGAGCCCGGTGAAAATGTACCAGGACTACCTGCCGCCCTATCGCGCCGCCATCGACGCCGGCGCGGGCGGGGTAATGGTCGCACTGAACTCGATCAATGGCGTGCCGGCCACCGCCAATACCTGGCTGATGAATGACTTGTTGCGCAAGGAATGGGGCTTCAAGGGCCTGGCGGTCAGCGATCACGGCGCGATTTTCGAGTTGATCAAGCACGGCGTCGCCCGGGACGGTCGCGAAGCGGCAAAACTGGCGATCAAGGCCGGCATCGACATGAGCATGAACGATTCGCTCTACGGCAAGGAGCTGCCAGGGCTGCTCAAGGCCGGCGAAATCGAGCAGAGCGACATCGACAACGCCGTGCGCGAAGTGCTCGCCGCCAAGTACGACATGGGCCTGTTCAAGGACCCGTACCTGCGCATCGGCAAGGCCGAAGATGACCCGGCCGACGTCTACGCCGACAGCCGCATGCACCGCGCCGATGCCCGTGACGTGGCGCGCCGCAGCCTGGTCCTGCTGGAAAACCGCAACCAGACCCTGCCGCTGAAGAAAACCGCGAAAATCGCCCTGGTCGGTCCGCTGGCCAAGGCGCCGATCGACATGATGGGCAGTTGGGCAGCCGCTGGCCGGCCTGCGCAATCGGTCACCGTGTACGACGGCATGACCCGCGCGTTGGGCGGCGAGTCGAAGCTGATCTATGCCCGTGGCGCCAATATCACCGGCGACAAGAAGGTGCTCGATTACCTCAACTTCCTGAATTTCGACGCGCCAGAAGTGGTGGACGACCCGCGCCCGGCCCAAGTGTTGATCGATGAAGCGGTGAAAGCCGCCAAGGAAGCGGACGTGGTCGTGGCCGCCGTGGGCGAGTCCCGTGGCATGTCCCATGAATCGTCGAGCCGCACCGAACTGAACATCCCGGCCAGCCAGCGCGAGCTGATCAAGGCGCTGAAAGCCACCGGCAAACCGCTGGTATTGGTGCTGATGAATGGCCGTCCGCTGTCGTTGCTCGAAGAAAAGCAACAGGCCGATGCGATCCTGGAAACCTGGTTCAGCGGCACCGAGGGCGGTAACGCCATCGCTGACGTGCTGTTCGGCGACTACAACCCGTCGGGCAAGCTGCCGATCACCTTCCCGCGCTCGGTCGGGCAGATTCCGACCTACTACAACCACCTCAGCATCGGCCGGCCGTTCACGCCGGGCAAGCCGGGCAACTACACGTCGCAGTACTTCGATGACACCACTGGCCCGCTCTATCCGTTTGGCTACGGCTTGAGCTACACCACGTTCAGCCTGTCGGACATGGCGTTGTCGTCCACCACGCTGAACGAGACCGGCAAGCTCGATGCCAGCATCACCGTGGAAAATACCGGCGAACGTGACGGTGAAACCGTGGTGCAGTTATACCTGCAGGACGTGACCGGCTCGATCATTCGTCCGGTGAAAGAGCTGAAGAACTTCCGCAAGGTCATGCTCAAGGCCGGCGAAAAGAAGGTCATCCACTTCACCATCACCGAAGACGACCTGAAGTTCTTCAATGCCCAGCTCAAGTACGCCGCCGAGCCGGGCAAGTTCAACGTGCAGATCGGCCTGGACTCCCAGGACGTGAAGCAGCAGAGCTTTGAGTTGCTCTGA
- a CDS encoding phospholipase D-like domain-containing protein, whose product MSGPVFPWREGNRFELLIDGPQFFPRMLVEIARAQEQVELELYLVEAGACAEAMVQALVQAAQRGVRVRCLFDDYGSLAFTLSLRNRLVEAGVELRFYNRLSWRRWVRNLYRDHRKLLLVDQRLAVVGGTGVTDEFWNPLDDRSDWHEVMVEIVGPLVLDWQLLFDRQWLANRHRQAWKPASNFGLPRLPRVPPMGEGMGRVAYADARQHRDILQSLSRALNSGQKRIWMATPYFLPTWNVRRSLRKAAARGIDVRLLLTGPRTDHPSVRYAGHRYYPRLLRAGVKIYEYQPCFLHLKMVLVDDWVSIGSCNFDHWNLRFNLEANLEALDCGLSKAVAASFERDFEQSLQVSLDAWQRRPLWKRFKQRLWGLVDRVVVNLLDRRG is encoded by the coding sequence GTGAGCGGCCCGGTATTTCCCTGGCGCGAAGGCAACCGTTTCGAGCTGTTGATCGACGGTCCACAGTTCTTCCCACGCATGCTGGTGGAAATCGCCCGTGCCCAAGAGCAAGTCGAGCTGGAATTGTATCTGGTGGAGGCGGGTGCCTGTGCCGAGGCGATGGTCCAAGCCCTTGTCCAGGCCGCCCAACGTGGCGTTCGCGTGCGTTGCCTGTTCGATGACTACGGCAGCCTGGCGTTTACCCTGAGCTTGCGCAATCGCCTGGTCGAGGCGGGGGTCGAGCTGCGTTTCTACAATCGCCTCAGCTGGCGTCGCTGGGTGCGCAACCTTTACCGGGACCATCGCAAGTTGCTCTTGGTCGATCAGCGCCTGGCGGTGGTAGGCGGCACCGGGGTGACCGATGAATTCTGGAATCCCCTGGATGATCGCAGCGACTGGCACGAGGTGATGGTGGAAATCGTCGGCCCGCTGGTGCTCGACTGGCAGTTGCTGTTCGACCGTCAGTGGCTCGCCAACCGCCATCGCCAAGCCTGGAAACCCGCTTCCAATTTCGGCTTGCCGCGTCTGCCCCGCGTTCCGCCGATGGGTGAGGGCATGGGCCGGGTAGCCTATGCCGACGCCCGCCAGCACCGTGACATCTTGCAATCACTTTCCCGGGCGCTGAACAGCGGCCAGAAACGCATCTGGATGGCCACGCCGTATTTCCTGCCGACGTGGAACGTGCGCCGTTCGTTGCGCAAGGCCGCCGCCCGGGGCATCGATGTGCGCCTGCTGCTGACTGGCCCGCGCACCGATCACCCCTCCGTGCGCTACGCCGGACATCGTTATTACCCGCGCCTGCTCAGGGCTGGCGTGAAGATCTACGAATACCAGCCATGCTTCCTGCATCTGAAGATGGTGCTGGTGGACGATTGGGTCAGCATCGGCTCGTGCAACTTTGACCACTGGAACCTGCGCTTCAATCTGGAAGCCAATCTGGAGGCGCTGGATTGCGGACTCAGCAAGGCCGTGGCGGCGAGTTTCGAACGGGACTTCGAACAGAGCCTGCAAGTGAGCCTCGACGCCTGGCAGCGTCGGCCATTGTGGAAGCGCTTCAAGCAGCGACTGTGGGGGCTGGTGGATCGGGTGGTGGTGAACCTGCTGGATCGGCGGGGTTAA
- a CDS encoding YceI family protein: MFKWFLPHAVASLLLACIALPAQADWYLDGESSRLSFISSKNGNVSEVQRFLVLHGQVQPKGLARLEVELESINSGIALRDERMRADLFEVKQFAEATVTAQLDLMPIQDLANGAQLELRLPVTVDLHGKQHEYTVELLATRLDERRFQVVTLEPLVLNAADFGLAPGLEKLRGLAGLSAISLSVPVNAVLIFTAR, translated from the coding sequence ATGTTCAAGTGGTTTCTCCCTCACGCTGTCGCGAGCTTGCTGCTGGCCTGCATCGCGCTGCCGGCCCAGGCCGACTGGTACCTGGACGGCGAGTCGTCACGGCTATCGTTTATCAGCAGCAAGAACGGCAACGTCTCCGAGGTCCAGCGGTTTCTCGTGCTTCACGGCCAAGTCCAGCCCAAGGGGCTGGCGCGGTTGGAAGTGGAGCTGGAATCGATCAACAGCGGCATTGCGCTGCGGGACGAGCGCATGCGCGCCGATCTTTTCGAGGTCAAGCAATTTGCCGAAGCCACGGTCACCGCGCAGCTCGACCTGATGCCGATCCAAGACCTGGCCAACGGTGCGCAACTGGAACTGCGCTTGCCGGTGACGGTGGACTTGCATGGCAAGCAGCATGAATACACCGTCGAATTGCTGGCGACGCGCCTGGACGAACGCCGTTTCCAAGTCGTGACCCTGGAGCCGCTCGTGCTCAATGCGGCGGATTTCGGCCTGGCGCCTGGTCTGGAAAAGCTTCGCGGACTGGCCGGGTTGTCGGCCATCAGCCTCTCGGTGCCGGTAAACGCGGTGCTGATTTTTACGGCGCGCTGA
- a CDS encoding amidase — MRRSVLLTLLSVLLIALFGWMWLERVALRAFPDIISAYTAKEYCSCRYVMQQPAEYCRGYVKQSVPTSEFLETAQAKRITVSGLGRSHSARWIGERQGCRLE, encoded by the coding sequence ATGAGGCGCAGCGTATTGCTGACCTTGCTGTCGGTGCTGCTCATCGCGCTGTTCGGCTGGATGTGGCTGGAGCGGGTGGCGTTGCGGGCCTTTCCCGACATCATCAGCGCCTACACCGCCAAGGAATATTGCTCGTGCCGCTATGTGATGCAGCAACCGGCCGAATATTGCCGGGGCTATGTGAAGCAATCGGTGCCCACCAGCGAATTCCTCGAAACGGCGCAAGCGAAACGCATCACCGTCAGCGGCTTGGGGCGTAGCCACAGTGCACGGTGGATAGGCGAGCGGCAGGGGTGTCGGTTGGAGTAA